The DNA window AGTGACCCTCCTGCGCCTTTCGGCCGGGCTCAGCGTGGTGCTCTTGGTGGGTCTGATCTACATCTGGGGCCGGAACTACCTCGTCTTTCGCTCGAAGTACGCAGCCGGATTGCTCGTCTTTGCGGGTCTTCTCCTGCTCCAGACCGGGCTGACGACGTACTTCTACGCCTTCCATCCGGTGGTCTCCGGGTGGATAGCGAACCCGGAACTGGTCCATCCGCTCCCGCTGCTCGTGATGTCCTCGGCGCAGGTCCTGGAACTCGCCGGTATCGCCCTGGTCGTCTGGATCTCGTGGGATTAACTCACTGGAGTCTCTTTTGCGGCGACGGAGACCCCTTTCGCCCTCCTCGTCCGCGATCAACTGAATTGCTTCCTCTGCGACCGACGTTTTCGAGGTGAGACCGGTTCTGAGGGTCTCGTAAACGAGAACTACTGATATCAGAGAGGTGATCAAAATCGGCACAGCAACTCCTCCTGGAAGCGTACTCCGCCGACGAGGATCTATGGATTACTGCTACGGATAGCTCGCGTTGAGAGCGAACGCTGTAGTGTCTGCGCTATCGAACGGGAACATGGCAACGCAAAGCGGACGAGGGTGGACCAGCGAATCGGTAGGGCTGGCGTTCAGCCGCCTCGCGCTGGGGATCATCTTCGTCGTGTCCGGCGTCGGCAAGGTGTTCGCCACCGGGCCGAAAGCGTTGGGTATCGAAGGATTTGCCGGCACGCTCGCCCAGATCGGAATCCCGTTCCCTACTCTGGCCGCGTGGGGTGTTGGCCTGCTCGAACTGATCGGGGGGATACTTCTCCTGGTCGGCTTGCTCACGCGCACCGTCGCGGCCCTCCTTGCCGTCGATATGGCCGTGGCGACGGCGCTGGTCCACCTCCCCAACGGCTTCGTGGTGTCGGACGGCGGGTACGAGTATACGCTGGTCCTCACGCTCAGTGCGCTCGGTCTCGCGCTCAGCGGCCCCGGTGTGGTGTCGCTCAAACGAGCACTCGGACGGACGGGTTCGTGATCGAGTACGGACCAAGGTTTACGCCTCTCTGGAGCAACAATGAGATACGCGGCCGTCTTGCCGTTCGACGATTCCAAGTCTCGGTCACGAAGATGAACCTGCCTTCGTCATAGAGCCCTCGTTTCACTGTTGAAGGAGCACTCGTGGTCGAGCAATGCACGTCGACCGTGTTGCGGAACGGTTTTCGGCCGATACCCATTTCAGTCAGCGTCCATCACTCCGACGTACAACGCATGAATATCTCTGGCACGTATCTCGTGACCCAGGCGAGCCGCTCGCGTGACCGGTCGACGGAGCGGGTCGTGGCGGCCGCCATCGAAGGCGGGGTGACGACGGTCCAACTGCGCGAAAAGCACATGACCGCTCGCGAGCGCTACTCGATCGGGAAGGACCTCCGCGAACAGACGCGGGCCGCCGGTGTCACCTTCATCGTGAACGACCGAGCCGACCTCGCGGCCGCCGTCGACGCCGATGGGGTTCATCTGGGTGACGACGACCTGCCCATCGCCGCCGCCCGCGAGGTGCTCGGTCCCCACGGATACGTCGGTCGCTCCGTCTCCACGGTCGCGGCTGCAGCGGACGCCGAGCGCGCTGGTGCGGACTATCTGGGTGTCGGTGCGGTCTTCGCTACCGCTTCGAAGGACGTTCCGGCTGCGGAAGCCGAGATCGGACTCGAAACCCTCGCCGACATCGCCGACGCTGTCGACATTCCGATCGTCGGGATCGGAGGCGTGACGCCCGAGAACGCGGAGGACGTCATCGCTGCCGGCGCGGACGGCGTTGCCGTCATCTCCGCCATTACCGCTGCCGAAGACCCCGTGGCCGCGACGCGACGACTCACGACGTGCGTCGAGGAGGCCGCTCGATGAGTGCGCTCGACGAACGCGACCTCGTCGACGCACTGGCTGCGGTCGCCGACACCGAACCGCTCGTCAACGCACTCACCAACGACGTGACGGTCAACGACGTGGCGAACATCGCCCTCCACTGGGGTGGGTTGCCCGTGATGTCCGACGACGAACGCGAGGTCGACGAGATGGTTGCGAGCGCGGACGCGTGCCTCCTCAACATGGGGACGGTGAGCGAGCGTGGCGAGAGCGCGATGATGGCCGCCGGTGACGCCGCGAACGACGCGGGTGTCCCGCTCGTCGTGGACCCGGTCGGAGTCGGGGCGACGTCGACACGGGATCGCGTCGCGGAGCGCTTGACTCTCGACCTCGATGTGAGCATCGTCACCGGCAACTACGGTGAGGTGTCGGCACTCGCCGGGGCCGACGCAACCGTTCGCGGCGTCGAATCCGTCGGCGAGTACGGGGAGATCGTCGAGACGGCCATCGGCTGCGCACGCGAGACCGAAAGCATCGTCGTCGCCTCCGGGGAGGTCGATAT is part of the Halococcus hamelinensis 100A6 genome and encodes:
- a CDS encoding DoxX family protein, whose protein sequence is MATQSGRGWTSESVGLAFSRLALGIIFVVSGVGKVFATGPKALGIEGFAGTLAQIGIPFPTLAAWGVGLLELIGGILLLVGLLTRTVAALLAVDMAVATALVHLPNGFVVSDGGYEYTLVLTLSALGLALSGPGVVSLKRALGRTGS
- the thiE gene encoding thiamine phosphate synthase; its protein translation is MNISGTYLVTQASRSRDRSTERVVAAAIEGGVTTVQLREKHMTARERYSIGKDLREQTRAAGVTFIVNDRADLAAAVDADGVHLGDDDLPIAAAREVLGPHGYVGRSVSTVAAAADAERAGADYLGVGAVFATASKDVPAAEAEIGLETLADIADAVDIPIVGIGGVTPENAEDVIAAGADGVAVISAITAAEDPVAATRRLTTCVEEAAR
- the thiM gene encoding hydroxyethylthiazole kinase, which codes for MSALDERDLVDALAAVADTEPLVNALTNDVTVNDVANIALHWGGLPVMSDDEREVDEMVASADACLLNMGTVSERGESAMMAAGDAANDAGVPLVVDPVGVGATSTRDRVAERLTLDLDVSIVTGNYGEVSALAGADATVRGVESVGEYGEIVETAIGCARETESIVVASGEVDIVATEDVAFEVHSGDGMLGRVVGTGCMLGMTLAVFAAAMDDERAALSGTLAFGLAGEAAADGVFGEYAGPASYRTCFLDAVAGLRDVSLATPADRIESVVRDTQ